CGTCTCAAACAGCTGCTTTTGCACAGGTAGCTCCACGCCTACTTGTGGAAGGTTTAAATCACAGCTGGCATGGCTCTGATTGGGCATGTCAGCTGTGAATAAACAAATGCTGATAACAGTTTTAACAcctctgtaaacattttaacCATTATTCCCTCGACGTTTAGCGATTTAAAATGTactcttcttgttttttgacAGCATGGAGTACAGCGGTCCATTGGGCCACTCTCTGTCACCAGAGTCCACGGTGACCTCCCTACTATCCAGTTCAGGTTACCTGAGGAGCAGCCTGCTGCCTCCTCAACACGACACCAGCTTCAGATACAAAGACAGAGTGGGTGGGATTACTTTCCACAGCAGGAATGGACAGAATGAAGAAATCTCCCTttgttattttatctgtttctgGGTTCTGTTCTGGGTGTTATCAGGAGAGCTTCTCTCCTGACAAATGATGATGTTCTCTTTTTGATTGTGACAGAGTTTAAAATTGTTTCATTTTCCAGTAAAACATTGAGGAAAAACTGgtaaattcagaaaaaaatatgtgaatttgttttaaaagaaaagagtaaATTCATGTGAAGTTCATGAGGAAGTGTGTGAGAGGTGTATGAGAGATAACTCAAACATTTATGTGagagggaaaacatttttaaaaagtctgaaaTTTGTTGTTCTTTTCTTATCAAAAACTTTAGTGATGAGGATTTTAAAACAGGAAGCCTACACTACTGTCTGATTGCAGGAGTATGACTCGGCTTCGGCGGCTCTGGACGCTTACATCAAAGACTTTGAGAGGAGTCGTCAGAACCGCGACTCGTCGTTGACTGGAAAGCTGGTTCTGCCACAGAACCTACCCTCCACTCCGTGCAGGCACAGAGTGGGCACGCTCAGAAACAAAGATGGTAGGTCCTGCTGAGGGTCAGGTATCTTATAACGTTGATATATCTTGGTGCTTTTTATGTCTTCTGTGGTTTTATGTTATCTGAGTGATTCATCTACAttgcatttttctctttttgtttcagttcttaGGGAGCGTTTGACCGAGAGAGAGCTAGACTTCCTGAACCTCCCCGTGAGCCCCCTCCATCACCGCGTTAACTGGGACAGACACTCCATGACAACAGATGAACTGCTGTCCGTCCCTTTCGACGGCTCGATGCCCATCACCCACACCACCGCCTTCATCCAAGGTTTTTACACATTTCATACTCAACCTTTAAACTCTTAAACACgtgtttgtacattttttagttttctttgatctgtatgatgtcattaAGAGTAGGGATCTGTGATTTCGTAGAGTCCAAGACTGAAAATGTGGAGCTGGAAGTAAATGCATCCCTCACCATTTTTCTCAGTCTGaagtttttaaatgtgacaatCAAGAATCTGCTCTTATACCAGTTCATTAAAAACATCTACAATGTAGTCTTCATTCATGTCATTAAATCCACCACTTTTACCTAAAAACATCCTGGCATCTGCCTTTAAATGCATAACTTCTGCAGCTCAGACTCTATAATCAACATTAAATAATCCATAGATGATTCAGTAATAACAGAAGTGATGACTTTTGCCTCACTCCTCTCCTCTGCTGGTCCAGACCTCCTGTCCTGGCCTGCAGCCTCCCAGACCTGCCCCTCATCTACCTGTAGACTCCTCCACCATCACTCTCTTCCACCGACGACGTCCAGGAGCTCCAGGTTTGAACTGCTTCCTTTCTCGTTCAGATCGACCAGGCATATTTCCTGGTCGATCTGAGTTACAGGTTATTACTTTCCCCTCCTCCCTAGGTGCAGAGACAGGCCGAGGGCCGCCACTTTTAAACCAGGTGCTCACATCAGCAGTTTTAAGGTGACCCTCACTGTCTTTTCTGGATTATTCTGAGACTGTAGCAGTGTCATAAACACAGTTGCTTCCCCTTTTCAGAGATCAGAGCAGGCCCCGGTATCCTCGTCGCTCCACCTCCCTCACTGGTTCACCAGTAACAAGGCTGACTTGGACTGTTCGGGAATCACCAGTGTGCCCGACCTGAAGTACCCAGCATGGCTCCAGGGGTGTGACCTCAGCGAGCCGCCTGCACAGTCAGATCTGTGGGACGACCACGGTAGCTTCCTCGACTACATATGCACAAACCTTCCAAGATGTCATAGTATTTCATCATCATTTAACAGATTGTGATTATTAATGTTAAAGATAAATCTATTAATAggttattctttattattttatattaagcaGCCCATCAGTGTGTAGAGTCATAAATATGAGCTTTTAAAACTGATCTAGTGAGGGGAAATGTTGAATTTGATATTGGACTGGGTGGGTGGAGTCTATCCCAGGGAAGTAATTTCACCATTAAACTATGactattttctgtttatttgaaagggtcatatttgttttttccagaCGTTCTCCCACCTGGAGCTCCCAGAACCAGAGCTCCATCCTGGGTAGCAGACCTGGAGAAAGATGAAGATCCTGACCAGACACCTGCAGAGGTAAGAGAAGCAGCTGCAGCGCAACTGTCAGTTGTATGGTCCTGCTGCTCTCGTTGTTCATGAAGACTGTAGAGCTTCTGTGGAACTGTGCTTTCCTCTGGACTCTTTGTGTGTTAAAGAACGCCTTATGATGTGGTCAAGTGCTCTAAATAAACCACATTCTGTCACATGTGTGTCCCAAAGGCAGAAAAAGAGCTTCATCGGTCAGTTGATGAAGTAAtaggttttctctgtgtgtgcttAGGTTGGCAGCCAGCAGGCGCTCAGAGACCTGAGGCTTCAGTTTGCTGAACAGATTTCTTTGCTCACTACAGAGAGGAAGAGCTCAGACGTTGTGATGAACATGTACCAAGGTAAAAACACAAGTCTTTGAGTATGTAATGTTAAAAATTCGAGGTGTAAACAAAATAGGTCCGGAATTGTTCTCTGTAAATCACCACAAACATAACTTTCCGATCTCTATTCGTGTGACTTtcagaaaatataaattaaagttaaagtaCAGTTAAAGGTTTACTGCTTTGACGCACAAAAGAGACCCAGTGACCATCACAGAGGCAAATCAGGGTTCCTGCAGGtcattaaaaagtttaaaatcatGTAAAGCAAAGAGTTAAAATGACTGGGCTTCTTTGCTTGGGCTGATGGATAGATGGACTAATAACAGACAATACTCagctctgaaaaacaaactaatcCTAGAGTCGAcgaaaaaaatacattacattGGATTATTGCACTGTTGAATATTGTTTAGTCATTCTTTACTCATTGATTGCATATCACGGAAGGCCATAATCACAATGACATCACTAACTGGGTTTGGATTCTGTATTCTGAAGGTGTTATTGCTTCAGATGCCAACATATTGTCTTTAGAGCCTGAAGTCACCACATTTCAGATATCAGTGTATGAGTGCATCACACACACTGACGGAGATGGCTGCTAATTAGTGCCAAGTAACACCCAAATTCAATTCTTCACTCACCTTCACTAGACCCCAGTGTTCTTAGACAATCTGTTCATACAATTAACtgcacagcagccatattagatgctccaaaaggctccagcagcacaaacaggGTTCAGATGTTCAGGTCAGAGAACTGTTGGGGACTGACTCAATTCTGGAACTTGGGACTAAACAGAGATCTAAAACTAGCAGCTGTACAGAACGTGGTCAAGAGGTACAAGAGAAGATCCTCTTGAACATGAGACTGGCCAAATTCAATTCGTATagtcttattttcttatttttccccTTTCAACCACACCTCCTATGACAACCTTTCACTCTTttaaacttttctcttttttgttgttgtttttgttctttgctaAACTTGTTTCTGATGTGTGTTCCCACCTGTCAGACAACAGGATCGAGTCTCTGATCCAGAAGGCGGACCAGGTGTTAAACTCTCTGTCTCGGAGTTCTGGACAAGCAGAGAGTCCTGCAGATCCAGGTAAAACCGGGATTCATTCAAAGGAGCAGGAAGTCTTTTACACTGAATAACACTTATACcaaagtttttgttgttgttgttttttaaagcacagcTGTGTCTGGTTCTCGTTGTGACTGTTTAAGCAGACTTTAACTTATTACCAACAAGCTGGAAATGAAGCAGGTATCCGATCAgttctttgtttctgttgttgtcagtgagtcctgtgaaaactgagGAGCTGCTGCACCATTCTCCCTCACACTGTCCTCTGTGAGTAAGACTCATTTACACTTCTGGTGTGTTATGATCTGCTGCAACTCCACGCAGACTCATATATGTGGTGGCATTTTAACCCTGCAGAGACTCagcaacaggaggctgcacagAGGAGCTGACTGACAGGGGAGCAGAGGTAGGTTTACTGTCATGTTCTACAATGTCAGCTAATTGTGTGATTTTCATTTATTCTCGTCTCCTGAGTGATGCCCAGATGTGAAACACATTAACCTTTCAGGTCAGTGGACAAGGCCTCCTACTGCAGTGAGCCTGTTTGACTCACTACAgtagtttttctttgtattcacATTAGACTGGTTGAATTTAAAGGCTTTTTAGgcaatattatttttttctttttaaacacaatAATTTACCTATTAAATATACGTTTAGCACTGGGGGTCTTATAAAGTAAATTCTGAATTTCTGTTTTGGATGGGTTGTAAATATTTTTCGTCACATAACTATGAGAACTTATTCATATTCCATCATTGGCACAATTTGTGTCTCtaaatatgtgatttttttctacCAAATGAAACTGTAATATTTCAAAAGTTGTGGCCCTTCTCATGTAAAAAGTAGTTGTGTTGATTGCTTCGGTTTTATTGTAATAACTTGAGCTAACTTGTGTAATTTTGTAATAAACAAGTATCACATAATCTGTATACAGTATTAGCTTGTGCTCATTGTGTCCCACTGTTATTCAGTTGATTCGCTGGTGTGATCATACATGTGTTGCAGAATGTTTGTGATAGCCTATTGGGTTTTTACAAACCAGATCAGCCCAgttgtcaggtttttttttcctaaggCTGAACAAATGAGTGCTAGTCAACTCAGTTGAAGGCCTTCTCTACATCTACTGGCAAAACAGTTGTTTCTGAAGCTAGTGTTGTTTGTAATATCCCCCTTTTGTTTGTGCTCTCCCAGGATTTGAGTCATGAAAACAGCATCTGGAAGCAGCCTGGTCCGGTGGAGGCTCTGAAACAGATGCTGTTCAGACTGCAGGCTGTGGAGGCGGAGCTTCAGCGACAACAGCAGCCACCAGCAGCTCTGACTCTCTCAGAGTGGCTGCTGACATCAGCAACACAGGTACAAGGAGCCAGGCTGGCTTGATACAGATCTTTAGAAAAAGTGGATAATAAAATGCTAATCTGTGTCTGAGTTTAACGTTTAAGGAAACAAGATTTAAATTATTAAGAGTCTGTTTGTGTTGCAGTGGTCTGTTGGTAACGCAGAGCTGCAGGAGCTGCAAGAGCTTCAGAGTTTTCCTGGTAGACCATCACTAGAGAGGTAACTGACTCCGATCAAGTTATTTATCCCTTTAGAAAGAATGTGGAGACTGGACTGATAACCTGTGCTTACAGTTTAAAGACAACTGCATCAAAGACACCACTTTTGCTTCAGGCAAAAATTAAAAGCATTATTTTACTCAAAACGTCACTAGAAACTATGTCAAGAAATCAAATGCCATCCTGTCTTGTAAGGCAAAGGGGGGTCCACACAGGAAACAACTAGCAATGATGTGGCAGCCAGCAACTAGAAACTCAGTGACATTTAGTAACTCATAGTGAGTATGGGCCGAATAACCACTGGTGATACAAAgcaatactactactactgatgatgatgatgatgatgatgatgatgatgatgatgataataataataaattaaaatgtatttttgaaaactccaaGATAAGTCCTTTTGTTCTACTTTCAGATTTTACTGTGCGTCCATAatatgaaggttataacagaaaatctgtcgctcactctccctctctgtctttcactcacacagacacgcacaccaccaccgtcaactttgctaaattgctaatgaaaaacattgataaGGCAGCTGGGATTGATCAGCAATGTCCATCCaattattttcacggttgttgtggtcgtgataattttgtgaggccacatcgaaaaggctcggatgagctttccaaagttctacaagttgtgcctccatcgcttgtgtccagatcacacgctgcactgctgtGCTACTCCgtcttttcactttcatttctgtgtttgtgcgtgcgcagtgtgagaggctgcggtgacaccctcacgacggccgacaggatttcaaacaggtttgattttcttacgaccaagcgattgattatttgggagctggtcgtgaggtgttaatcgcttctgttaccccacgtatactacgcGATGCACGACACACGATGAAGGCGAAACTCGGGCCGATCCCCAAAACGGTTGCACGactgaaaaatcggctcaaaatgagCCAAAAATCGCACCGTGTCTGCCCAGCATTAGTAAACACTTTCAcgatgagtttatggtctctGTTGCTAGTTTAAAGTCTTACTGAGTCAAATGTGATTATTAGGGCtgtgtgatatgaccaaaatctcatatcccgatataagacatctatcattccgataacgatataaatcacaaaaatgtaacattttctgtaaattctgtgaatctcgggcagctcgacttgcatgaagtgttttcagctgggcgtcATGTACCTGGAGTTATGACTTTTAGCCGATGCAtgaatttatacatttttagacataagttgtaacggccgcgttttctttgtgagtatttattacacggcgtgctgcggggaaaagcctgttctaacgtttgagtctaaggtttattttttagcacctggcggctcttttttgcttctcatccgtaaacactcCATACTCTTTCACgggatttagtttattttgaaaagtctcaacaggatcttgagctttattgtggaAAGgttaatatgcaaaacaaacaagcggATGGCGGAGCCACGCCATTGTTTTACCGTCGtggttgctaacgacaacgtgtaaaaacagtcgcttgtccgtccgtagtgtggttatattaaatataagggaaagagagaactttaacaaATTAATATAACCACTACaatgaccatcaaaacgatgaaaaaatattgccgtaaacattATATTTTTCCGCaatatgaaacgatagacgtttttatatcgtcacccgatatatatcgttatatcgaacagccctagtgaTTATTACATTTGAAGTAAAAGAAGGATCATAAAACAGGATGTAAGTTAGTGACTGACAAGTCATCCGGTGTCCTTCAGAGCCCTCAGTTCTCATGTTGGCATTCAGAAAGCTGAGGTGGTGGTGGCTCACAGTCCCGAGAAACAGAGTCCTCATCCAT
This Astatotilapia calliptera chromosome 7, fAstCal1.2, whole genome shotgun sequence DNA region includes the following protein-coding sequences:
- the c7h18orf54 gene encoding lung adenoma susceptibility protein 2 is translated as MEYSGPLGHSLSPESTVTSLLSSSGYLRSSLLPPQHDTSFRYKDREYDSASAALDAYIKDFERSRQNRDSSLTGKLVLPQNLPSTPCRHRVGTLRNKDVLRERLTERELDFLNLPVSPLHHRVNWDRHSMTTDELLSVPFDGSMPITHTTAFIQDLLSWPAASQTCPSSTCRLLHHHSLPPTTSRSSRCRDRPRAATFKPGAHISSFKRSEQAPVSSSLHLPHWFTSNKADLDCSGITSVPDLKYPAWLQGCDLSEPPAQSDLWDDHDVLPPGAPRTRAPSWVADLEKDEDPDQTPAEVGSQQALRDLRLQFAEQISLLTTERKSSDVVMNMYQDNRIESLIQKADQVLNSLSRSSGQAESPADPVSPVKTEELLHHSPSHCPLDSATGGCTEELTDRGAEDLSHENSIWKQPGPVEALKQMLFRLQAVEAELQRQQQPPAALTLSEWLLTSATQWSVGNAELQELQELQSFPGRPSLERALHHLNRLKMLVEEPRQKHRATEEEKDDDEGRYSSSSVDRLVCSQQEPSRN